A window from Mytilus galloprovincialis chromosome 8, xbMytGall1.hap1.1, whole genome shotgun sequence encodes these proteins:
- the LOC143085206 gene encoding uncharacterized protein LOC143085206 isoform X1 — MMGVEFISYPLRNKEGMQKIFIFLVILISFLQVEGWFFRRVRVTGDTRNCFCKAVDADTHGILHNFGSIQSCRGWPTCACRRTEMITCGDECDRRVTNWLKSNGGKCKFARTWYKASTCGSPKYGHHRKPC, encoded by the exons GAAGGTATGCAGAAAATCTTCATTTTCCTGGTGATTCTTATATCTTTTTTACAAGTGGAAGGATGGTTCTTCAGAAGGGTTAGAGTTACTGGAGACACAAGAAA CTGTTTTTGTAAAGCTGTTGATGCAGATACACATGGAATACTTCACAACTTTGGATCAATTCAAAGTTGTCGGGGCTGGCCTACGTGTGCTTGTCGACGAACAGAAATGATAACATGCGGTGACGAGTGTGATAGAAGAGTTACCAATTGGTTAAAATCGAATGGAGGGAAATGTAAATTTGCTAGGACATGGTATAAAGCAAGCACATGTGGATCGCCTAAATATGGACATCATAGAAAGCCATGTTAA
- the LOC143085206 gene encoding uncharacterized protein LOC143085206 isoform X2, producing the protein MQKIFIFLVILISFLQVEGWFFRRVRVTGDTRNCFCKAVDADTHGILHNFGSIQSCRGWPTCACRRTEMITCGDECDRRVTNWLKSNGGKCKFARTWYKASTCGSPKYGHHRKPC; encoded by the exons ATGCAGAAAATCTTCATTTTCCTGGTGATTCTTATATCTTTTTTACAAGTGGAAGGATGGTTCTTCAGAAGGGTTAGAGTTACTGGAGACACAAGAAA CTGTTTTTGTAAAGCTGTTGATGCAGATACACATGGAATACTTCACAACTTTGGATCAATTCAAAGTTGTCGGGGCTGGCCTACGTGTGCTTGTCGACGAACAGAAATGATAACATGCGGTGACGAGTGTGATAGAAGAGTTACCAATTGGTTAAAATCGAATGGAGGGAAATGTAAATTTGCTAGGACATGGTATAAAGCAAGCACATGTGGATCGCCTAAATATGGACATCATAGAAAGCCATGTTAA